The Haloterrigena turkmenica DSM 5511 genome includes the window GGGACGTTCGCCCATCTGCCGGGGATGAAGGTCGTCGTGCCGTCGACCGCCTACGACGCGAAGGGGCTGATGCACAACGCGATCCGCGACAACGATCCGGTCGTCTACATGTTCCACAAGCGGCTGATGGGGATCGGCTGGCTGCCGGCGCCGGACGGCCCGAAGACGCCCGTTCCGGAAGACGACTACACGATTCCCTTCGGCAGCGCCGACGTCAAGCGCGAGGGGGCGGACGTGACCGTCGTCACGCTCGGCCTGCACGTCCACCGCGCGCTCGAGGCCGCGGACGACCTCGCGGACGACGGGATCGACGCCGAAGTGGTCGACCTCCGAACGCTGGTGCCGCTCGACACCGAGACCGTCCGCGAGTCGGTGGCCAAGACCGGCCGCCTCGTCGTGGTCGACGAGGACTACCGCTCGTTCGGCGTCACCGGCGAGATCGTCGCGCGAGTGGCCGAGGACGGGCTTGCCGACCTCGAGGCCGTCGAGCGGGTGGCCGTTCCGGACGTCCCGCTTCCCTACGCGCGGCCGATGGAGAACGAGGTCGTCCCGGACGCCGAGGACATCACGAGCGCCGTCCGTGCGGCCCACGGTGACGAATGAGTACGGACGACGACCGCGTCGCCGTCGACACCGGCGACGTCTGGCCCGAGGACACCGACGAGGACGAGGGCGTCGTCGTCAACTGGTTCCTAAGCGAGGGCGCCGGCGTTGAGGCGGGCGACGACCTCTGTGAGTTTCAGGTCGAGAAGGTCAGCGTCGACGTCCCGGCGCCGACGGACGGCACGATCGACGAGATCGTCCTCGAGGAAGACGACGAGTTCGAGCGCGGGGCCGTCCTCGCCTGGATCACCCCAGCGTAGCGGCGCCGCGTTCGACTCCTCTCGACAACTGATCCCAGATGCCACCGACCGATACAGAATCCGACGGGAGCGACGAACGGGAGACCGAGACGAACGGCGACGGCGGAGCGGAGAGCGACGACGAGACCGCGAACGCCGACGAAACGGACCGAACCGTCCGCGAGGAGCGATCGCTCTCCCCGATGCGGCGGACGATCGCGAACCGCCTGCAGGACAGCTATCGGAACGCCGTCCACGTGACCGCCAGCCGGGAGGTCGACGCCGAGGCGCTGTTCCGTGCGACCGAGACCGCGACCGACCGCCTCGAGGCGGACGTCTCGCTGATCGATCCCGTGCTCTGTGCGCTCTCGGCGACGCTCGAGGAGCATCCGGCGTTCAACGCGACGTTCGAGGACGAGACCCACCGGCTGTACGAGGAGCACAACGTCGGCGTCGCGGTCGATGTCGAGGCGGGACTGGTGACGCCGGTCATGCGCGATATCGGCTCGAAATCCCTCGGCGAGATCGCGGCCGAACGGCGCCGGCTGACCGAGACCGTCCGGTCCGGCGAGTACACGATGCGAGACTTCCGCGGCGGGACGTTCACCGTCACGAACCTCGGCGTCCTCGGCGTCGACTCGTTCACGCCGGTCATCAACCCGCCGGAGGTCGCGATCCTCGGGATCGGCCGGGTGCGAGAGCGCCCGCGACGGAGCGGCGACGGACTCGAGTTCCGTCGCGAGTTGACCTACGACCTCAGCTTCGACCACCGGGTCGTTGACGGCGCGGACGCGGCCCGGTTCCTCGAGACGCTCGCGGAGTACACCGAAAGCGCCGAGCGGTTCGGTCCCGACGGCTGATCCGACACGGCGGTTTCGTCGCCGCCCACGATATGGTTAGGGATCCGACAGGAATATATATTCAGCGAGACTAGGGTGGAATATGCGCGAACGATATCGCAACGGACTGGCCGTGATCGACGCCAGTCTGGACGTCTTCCGCGCCCGCCCCCGGCTCGCGGTCCTCCCGCTGTTGAGCCTCGCGACGGTCGGAACCGCGTACGCGGCGGTCGGCCTCGCGTTCCTCCACTACGGGCTGCTCGAGGCGGTCCTCGAGAACGAGTTCGTGAAGTACGGCGCGCTGTTCGCCGCTCTCGCGATCTCCTCCGGCGTCGGCGTCTTCTTCAACGCCGCGGTGGTCCACTGCGCGACACGACAGTTCGACGGGGAGGAGACGTCGGTCCGCGACGGCCTCGCCGCCGCGTGGGACGCCCGCCGGGAGATCGCGAAGTGGGGACTCGTCTCCGCGACGATCGGGACCGCCCTCTACATCGCCGAGGACAACGTGCCCGGCGTCGGATCGCTCATCCAGTCGATCCTCAATCTGGGCTGGAGTCTGCTGACGTTCTTCGTCGTCCCGGTGATCGTCACGGACCGAACGGGATCGCTCCGGTCGGAGATCCGGAAGAGCGGCGACGCGTTCGCCCGGACGTGTGGCGAGTCGATCACCGCAGCGTTCGGGATCGGACTGGCGCTGCTTCCGGTCACGTTGACCGGAATCTGCATGCTCGCCGTCGCTTACGTCTCGGCGACGGGCCTCACTGCGTACGCACTCGGTGCGCTCGGCGGCGTCCTCGTCGTCGCGACCCTCGTCGTCACGCAGGTACTGGGCATGATTGTCCGGGCGGCGCTCTACCGGTACGCGACCGACGGCGAGCGCGTCGGACCGCTCGCGGAACTCGATCCGGACGGGATCTTCGTCGATAACTGACTCGCTCGGATCGGCCGGTCGCGGTCACCCGTTCGCACCAATCACCAGTCGACCCGATTCTCGCTCGAGGACGGTCGACCGCGGTCGGCGAACCGGAACGATCCGCTAACACTGACTGTATTGATTGGGTGAGTGGTTACCGTCGGAAAGTTGGACTCGGGTACTTCTTTGACAATCTTTTTTACGGTACACGGAAACGTATCGCACGGAGCATGACAAATCTTGTCACTAACGTCGCGGACGCCGTCGAGGACCACGGCGAGAACACCGCGATCGGCTTTCAGGGCTCGGAGACGAGCTACGAGGAGTTCTGGGGTCAGACCGGGGCGTTCGCCACCGCGCTCGAGGAACGGGGGCTGGGTGCCGACGATCGGGTCGCGCTCTATCTACCGAACGTGCCGCCGTTTCTCATCGCGTTCCACGGGACGTTGCGGGTCGGCGGCGTCGTCGTGCCGATGAACCCGCAGTACAAGTCCCGCGAGATCGGTCACCTTCTCGGGGACAGCGAGGCCGAGGTCGTCGTCGCGCTGGCCGATCTGGTCCCCTTCGTTCGGGGGGTAGAGGACGAGACGAGCGTCGAACACATCGTCAGCGTCGGCGGCGACGCCGAGGGCGCCACCGCGTTCGAGGAGTTCCTCGAGCCGGGCGATCCCGGGATCGCCGAGCGCGACGACGACGACGACGCCGTCCAGCCGTACACCTCCGGGACGACGGGCCAGCCGAAGGGCGTCCAGCTCACCCACGGGAACCTCGCGTCGAACGCGAACGCGGCGTCGAAACTCATCCCCGACGGGATCCGGCCGGACGACAAATCGCTCGGCGTGTTGCCGCTGTTCCACATCTACGGGATGACCGTCGTGATGAACGCGTCGCTGTTCAACGGCGGCGCCTACTACCCGATGGCCTCGTGGGACGCACAGGAGGCCGTCTCGCTGATCGAGGACGAGGAGCTGACGATTATGCACGGCGTGCCGGCGATGTACAACGACGTCATCAATCAGCCCGACGCCGAGGAGTTCGACATGTCCTCGCTGCGCCTCTGTGGCGTCGGCGGCTCCGGGATCCCGGTCGAGGTCCTGCGCCAGTTCGAGGAGCTCTACGAGCCGAAGATCTACGAGGGGTACGGCCTGACCGAGACCAGTCCGATCACCCACTTCAACAGCCCGATCGAGGGCCGGCGCGTCGGCAGCATCGGCAAGACCGTTCCCGGCGTCGACTCGAAGGTCGTCGACGACGACTTCGAGGACGTGGATCCGGTCGAGGAGGGACCGGTCGACGAGGAGGAGGCCGACCTCCACGAGATCACTGGCGAGATCGTCGTCGCCGGGCCGAACGTGATGAAGGGCTACTACGGCCTGCCCGAGGCCAACGAGGAGGTCTTCACCGAGGAGGGCGGCCGTCGCTGGTTCCACACCGGCGACGTCGGCTACCGCGACGAGGACGGCTTCTTCTACGTCGTCGACCGCGAGAAGCACATGATCGTCACTGGGGGCTACAACGTCTACCCGCGGGAGGTCGAGGAGCTCCTCTTCGAACACGAGGACGTCGCCGACGCCGCCGTCGCGGGCATTCCCGACGAACGTCGCGGCGAGACCGTCAAGGCGTTCATCGTCCGCACGCCCGACGGCGACGTGACCGAGGACGAGATCAAGGAGTACTGTCTGACCAACCTCGCGGAGTACAAACACCCCCGCGAGGTCGAGTTCGTCGAGGAACTACCCCGGACGACCACGGGCAAAGTCCAGAAGTTCAAGCTCCGTGAGCAGGACCAAGAGAGCGAAGCGGAGGCCGAATAATGGCGCTGGGCGAGGCGGTCCACCTCGAGATCGAGGCCGACGGTCCCGCGACGATCACGCTCGATCAGCCGGATCGACGCAACGCCCTCTCCGCGGAGATCAGCGCCGGGATTTCGGAAGCCCTCGACGAGATCGAGGACAGCGACGCCCGCTGCGTGCTCGTCCAGGGCTCGGGCGGGTCGTTCTCGGCCGGCGGCGACATCGAACGGATGGTCGAGGGCATCGAGAACGACGTCCCCGCCGACGAACGGGTGCGTCGACTCGAGCGCTCGACGAACGCGCTCATCGGGCGAGTGGTGGAGTTCCCGATCCCGACGATCGCGCTGGTCGACGGCCCCGCCGTCGGCGCCGGTGCGAACCTCGCGATCGCCTGCGACGTGCAACTGGCCAGCGAAAACGCCGTTTTCGGCTTCGTCTTCCGGCAAGTGGGACTGAGCGTCGACGCCGGCACGTCCTACCTGCTGCCCCGTATCGTCGGTGAGAACGTCGCTAAGGAACTCGTGTTGACCGGCGACATCATCGACGCCGACCGCGCCGAAGAAATCGGCCTCGTCAATCACGTCTACGGCGCCGAGGAGTTCGACGAGCGGGTCGACGAGTTCGTCGAGAAGGTCGTCTCCGGGCCGCCGATCGCGCTGCGACACGCGAATCGGCTGGTCGGTGAAGGGCTGGACAAATCGCTCGAGCAGGCCCTGACCGACGAGGCGACGGCCCAGGGGATCGTCTTCGACACCGCGGATCACGCCGAGGGGGTCGAAGCCTTCTTCGAGGACCGCGATCCGGAGTACGAGGGCCGGTAATCGGTCACAGCTCGGTTTCGGCCGTCTCGTTCCGTTCGTTATTGAACGCTCTGTCCGTTCCGAAGGGGTACTTCCGGAGTTCAGTCTGTCGCGTCGTATCGTTCGTGAGACGGTAGGTGGCCGAGTAGATGAACTCCTCGGATTCGGACGGTTGCCATGAGTCGGTGACCCCACCCTGACACTCCAACTGGACGTGAAATCCGTCCATACTAGCGTTCGAAACTGAGATCGAGGTACAGTTGGCTATCACTCGTTCATCGGCCTCGAGACGGTGGTTCTGGCTCGCGAGTAGGTCGTTGTAGAACAGGCGCTCTTCGTACGTACCAGCGTAGTCCGCGACGTTCGAGGCGGTCAACGGGGTCGGTCTCTCCGGATCGACCGGATAGCTCTCGACATGCGCGACATCCTCATTCGTCGCATTCGGCCCTCCAAGAAACATGGTGATGAGACCCATTCCAACGAGAAGTAGCGTGAGAAGGAACCCGAGCGAAACGAGTCCCCGATTCGAATCCATTAGTTCAAGTCACACTCCTAATATGATAGCTGTTATGCAGTTCAGGAATCGTCGTACCGAGGGTTACGTCCACCGCGTCAACCGCCTCTACCGTGCGGTCGCGTCGATCGCACCGGGCTATCGCGACCGAGAACATCGGTTCGCTCGAGAACGGCTCCGATCGATCGCGTGAACGCGACGGGGTGCCGGGATCCTACTCGGACCGAGGGGATCCCCCACCGACCGCACCGGACGGGACCAGCGTCGAGACCCGCGCGTTCTCCTTGATCCGCAGGCCGCCGTCGGCGACGGTCAGCGGGATCAGCGGCAGGTGCGACGCGA containing:
- a CDS encoding alpha-ketoacid dehydrogenase subunit beta, encoding MAQQETDPETERQTDRSLTMSRAMVEAIAHEMREDEEVFYMGEDVADYGGIFDSTEGLLEEFGCDRIMDVPISETAYLGAAVGAAQAGMRPIAELMFVDFFGVGMDQIYNQMAKNTYMSGGSVSVPMVLTAAVGGTYNDAAQHSQTLYGTFAHLPGMKVVVPSTAYDAKGLMHNAIRDNDPVVYMFHKRLMGIGWLPAPDGPKTPVPEDDYTIPFGSADVKREGADVTVVTLGLHVHRALEAADDLADDGIDAEVVDLRTLVPLDTETVRESVAKTGRLVVVDEDYRSFGVTGEIVARVAEDGLADLEAVERVAVPDVPLPYARPMENEVVPDAEDITSAVRAAHGDE
- a CDS encoding lipoyl domain-containing protein, which translates into the protein MSTDDDRVAVDTGDVWPEDTDEDEGVVVNWFLSEGAGVEAGDDLCEFQVEKVSVDVPAPTDGTIDEIVLEEDDEFERGAVLAWITPA
- a CDS encoding 2-oxo acid dehydrogenase subunit E2; translated protein: MPPTDTESDGSDERETETNGDGGAESDDETANADETDRTVREERSLSPMRRTIANRLQDSYRNAVHVTASREVDAEALFRATETATDRLEADVSLIDPVLCALSATLEEHPAFNATFEDETHRLYEEHNVGVAVDVEAGLVTPVMRDIGSKSLGEIAAERRRLTETVRSGEYTMRDFRGGTFTVTNLGVLGVDSFTPVINPPEVAILGIGRVRERPRRSGDGLEFRRELTYDLSFDHRVVDGADAARFLETLAEYTESAERFGPDG
- a CDS encoding DUF6159 family protein, with protein sequence MRERYRNGLAVIDASLDVFRARPRLAVLPLLSLATVGTAYAAVGLAFLHYGLLEAVLENEFVKYGALFAALAISSGVGVFFNAAVVHCATRQFDGEETSVRDGLAAAWDARREIAKWGLVSATIGTALYIAEDNVPGVGSLIQSILNLGWSLLTFFVVPVIVTDRTGSLRSEIRKSGDAFARTCGESITAAFGIGLALLPVTLTGICMLAVAYVSATGLTAYALGALGGVLVVATLVVTQVLGMIVRAALYRYATDGERVGPLAELDPDGIFVDN
- a CDS encoding long-chain-fatty-acid--CoA ligase is translated as MTNLVTNVADAVEDHGENTAIGFQGSETSYEEFWGQTGAFATALEERGLGADDRVALYLPNVPPFLIAFHGTLRVGGVVVPMNPQYKSREIGHLLGDSEAEVVVALADLVPFVRGVEDETSVEHIVSVGGDAEGATAFEEFLEPGDPGIAERDDDDDAVQPYTSGTTGQPKGVQLTHGNLASNANAASKLIPDGIRPDDKSLGVLPLFHIYGMTVVMNASLFNGGAYYPMASWDAQEAVSLIEDEELTIMHGVPAMYNDVINQPDAEEFDMSSLRLCGVGGSGIPVEVLRQFEELYEPKIYEGYGLTETSPITHFNSPIEGRRVGSIGKTVPGVDSKVVDDDFEDVDPVEEGPVDEEEADLHEITGEIVVAGPNVMKGYYGLPEANEEVFTEEGGRRWFHTGDVGYRDEDGFFYVVDREKHMIVTGGYNVYPREVEELLFEHEDVADAAVAGIPDERRGETVKAFIVRTPDGDVTEDEIKEYCLTNLAEYKHPREVEFVEELPRTTTGKVQKFKLREQDQESEAEAE
- a CDS encoding enoyl-CoA hydratase/isomerase family protein, with product MALGEAVHLEIEADGPATITLDQPDRRNALSAEISAGISEALDEIEDSDARCVLVQGSGGSFSAGGDIERMVEGIENDVPADERVRRLERSTNALIGRVVEFPIPTIALVDGPAVGAGANLAIACDVQLASENAVFGFVFRQVGLSVDAGTSYLLPRIVGENVAKELVLTGDIIDADRAEEIGLVNHVYGAEEFDERVDEFVEKVVSGPPIALRHANRLVGEGLDKSLEQALTDEATAQGIVFDTADHAEGVEAFFEDRDPEYEGR